GACCGCCGCGTGGCGGATCAGGCCGACGGCGGCGTCGATTCCCCGTGCCGAGACGACCACGATCTCGCCCGCGAGGGCGCGCTCGGGGCCGGGGACCGCGACCCCGGTTTCGAGCAGGATCCGGTTGGGAACGAGCAGACGCTCGCCGTCGTCCGTGTCGAGAGCGACGTGGAGGAGACCTTTCGCGGACACGGTTCCCGTGAGCGTCCCCAGGCGTACGCGGTCGCCGCGATGGAACGGCCGGAAGTAGATCGTCATGACGCCGGCGAGGGCGTTGGCGGCGAGCCCGTACGCCCCCAGCGCGAGCGCCACCCCCGCGAGCAGGAAGCCGAACTGAAGCAGCTGCCCTCCGGGGAGCAGCAGGGTGACGACGAAAAGCGCGGCGGCGATCGCGGCGAGTCGGACCGTCAGCTCGGCCGGGCCGGCGGTCTCCGGCGTCAGGAAGGGCTCCGCGCGGAACTCTCCCCGCCGGACCTGCTCGAACAGGCGCGTCAGGGAGCGCAGGACCAGGCGGAGGAGGACGAGCACGACCCCGACGACGATCAGCCGCGGCACCAGGAGCACGAGCGCGGGGCCCGCCTCCCGCAGCCCGGTTCCCAGCGGCTCCAGCATCGAGCGCGCCCATCCGCGCGTGCGCGGGATCTCGCGGAACAGCGCGACGACGAACGCGTAGGCGAGGAGGAGGTAGACGAGCAGCGACGCCGCGCCGACCAGCGTCGCGAGAAAACGACGCTCCCCGGAGGTCGCCAGGAGGTGCAGCGGCCCGAGCCGGATCCCTCGGGCCCGGCCCTGGGGTTCGAGCAGGCGCTTGCGCCAGCGGCGGAAGCCCAGCCGCGCGAGGAGGATCGCCGCGAGGAGCAGCAGCGGGTAGACGAGACCGGCGACCGCCCGCCTCAGGAGCGCGCCGGAGTAACGTTCGGCCTTCTCCGCGACGAAGTCCCGGCGCACCCGCTCGACCCAGCGCGCCGCGGTCGCGTCGACGGAAAGACCCTCCCACGCCGCGTCGTCCTCCGTCACCTCGAGGAGCCTCGCGCCGCAGATCGAAAGCGAGGTCCCCGAGGCGTCCCGGACGACGACGACCTCCTCCGGCCCGCACGCGGGGTCGGCGAGGGCGGCCTCGAGGGCGGCGGTCGCGCGGTCGGCGCGCGCCGGATCGCCCTGCAGCTGGAGGACGACGGCCTCGCCGATGCGGACGGGGGCGGTGGATCCCGCGATCAGGAGGGTCGCGTAGACTGCGAGCGCTCTCATGCGACGCCTAGGGTACCTCGCGCTGTTGCTGATCGTCTCGGGATGCGCGTCGCGCGCCCCGGTCGAGCGGAAGTGGCCGGTCATGGGGACGTTCGCCGCCGTCGCCGTGCGCGGTCCGGAGGCCGCCGCCGCCGCCGCCGCCGACGCGGCGCGCGACGCGTTCGATCGCGTCGACCGGACGATGAGCAACTGGGATCCGGGGAGCGACCTGTCCCGGCTCAACGAGGCGGCCCGGCGCGGCCCGGCTCCCATCGAGGACCCGGACCTGCTCGCCTGCCTCGCCCGCGCCTTCGAGGCCGCCCGCGCGACGGACGGTTCCTTCGACCCCACCGTCGGCCCGCTGATGTCCCTCTGGGGGTACCGGCCGCGTGCCTCCCGGGCTCCGAGCCAGGCGGAGATCGACGCGACCCTCGATCACGTGGGCTACTCCAAGGTCCGGCTCGACGGAGGGACGCTGCGTTTCGAGGACCCGGGGATGGAGCTCGACCTCGGCGGGATCGCCAAGGGATGCGCCCTCGACCTCGCGCGCGAACGCGTGCTCGCCGCGGGCGCGACCTCCGCGCTGCTCGACCTGGGCGGGAACCTGATGGCGGTGGGCCGGCCGCCGTCGGGGCGGTTCTGGGAATTCGGAGTCAAGGACCCCCGGGATCCGGAGCGCCTGGCGGGGGTCGTGGAGATCCTCGAGGGGTCGGTCTCGACCTCGGGGAGCTACGAAAACCCCGGACATCTCATGGACCCCAGGACCGGGCGGTCGGCCGACACCGACGTCCTCGCGGCGACGGTCGTCGCCGACTCGGGGGCGGAGGCCGACGCGTTGAGCACCGCGCTTTGCGTCGCGGGGTCGGCGGCGGCTCCCCGGATCCTCGAACGGTTCGGGGAGGCCAGGGCGGTCCTCTTCCTGAAGGACGGCCGCATCGTCGTTTCGGACGGGCTGCGGTGGCGGCGGTGACGCTGCTAAATTGCGGGCGAATTCCCCACGAGGTGCCGCGATGTCCTCCCTGACCGTGAACGAGATCCTCTCCTCCCTCGGCGTCGCTCCGGTGGCCAAGGGCGCCTCGACCGGCGCGTGGCTGGACACGAGGGGGCCCGAGCTCGCGTCGGTGAATCCGTCGACGGGCGAGGTCCTGGCGCGGGTCGCCCAGGCGAGCTCCGACGACTACGAGGCGGTCGTCGCGGCCGCCGAGAAGGCGTTCGTGACGTGGCGGATGATGCCCGCCCCCAAGCGAGGCGAGATCGTCCGCCAGCTCGGGGACGAGCTGCGCCGGCAGAAGGACCCGCTCGGCCGCCTCGTGTCGCTCGAGGCGGGGAAGATCCTCT
This genomic interval from Candidatus Polarisedimenticolaceae bacterium contains the following:
- a CDS encoding mechanosensitive ion channel domain-containing protein, whose protein sequence is MRALAVYATLLIAGSTAPVRIGEAVVLQLQGDPARADRATAALEAALADPACGPEEVVVVRDASGTSLSICGARLLEVTEDDAAWEGLSVDATAARWVERVRRDFVAEKAERYSGALLRRAVAGLVYPLLLLAAILLARLGFRRWRKRLLEPQGRARGIRLGPLHLLATSGERRFLATLVGAASLLVYLLLAYAFVVALFREIPRTRGWARSMLEPLGTGLREAGPALVLLVPRLIVVGVVLVLLRLVLRSLTRLFEQVRRGEFRAEPFLTPETAGPAELTVRLAAIAAALFVVTLLLPGGQLLQFGFLLAGVALALGAYGLAANALAGVMTIYFRPFHRGDRVRLGTLTGTVSAKGLLHVALDTDDGERLLVPNRILLETGVAVPGPERALAGEIVVVSARGIDAAVGLIRHAAVEAGLKRDAGRVDLHAVRDARLVFRVDWPLDRGAACAEVRAQFLRGLLEHGPGLEVTVVSALAKPSA
- a CDS encoding FAD:protein FMN transferase; this translates as MRRLGYLALLLIVSGCASRAPVERKWPVMGTFAAVAVRGPEAAAAAAADAARDAFDRVDRTMSNWDPGSDLSRLNEAARRGPAPIEDPDLLACLARAFEAARATDGSFDPTVGPLMSLWGYRPRASRAPSQAEIDATLDHVGYSKVRLDGGTLRFEDPGMELDLGGIAKGCALDLARERVLAAGATSALLDLGGNLMAVGRPPSGRFWEFGVKDPRDPERLAGVVEILEGSVSTSGSYENPGHLMDPRTGRSADTDVLAATVVADSGAEADALSTALCVAGSAAAPRILERFGEARAVLFLKDGRIVVSDGLRWRR